The following is a genomic window from Polypterus senegalus isolate Bchr_013 chromosome 9, ASM1683550v1, whole genome shotgun sequence.
AAACCTCGATGGCCCCCCTCGTGAAGATGACTGCTAGGCCCCCCTTGGCAGAGAAGGCCCTCTCGGAGGGCTATGGCCGCCTCCGCTACCAGGACACCTCTCTGCTcgtgtggcagcagcagcagcaggagctgGAGCGGGCCGACCCCAAGACCTACCTGAGCCGCAGTCGGAGCACCTGGTATGGACAGTATGGCAACCAGGAGGTGCTGGTCAGAGACCGTACCAAAGCCAACCTGAAGGACGCCGGCCAGTCCAGGATCTGCACCCTGATGTGACAGGACAAGCTGGGCCAGGCTGTGTGGGGTCACAGCAGTGTGACAAACTGTCGTCACAAGCAACTTTAAGCCACCCACATGGGGTCTAAAAGGTGGTGGGCATTCCAAGAGTGGAGCCTCCATGGTGAGGTGCAGGACCACCCTGCCATTATTGGGCACATGCAGACCCGCGTCTTCAAGTGGCACACGCCTTTCACCAGCAGCTGGTATGACATAAACAACACAAGAGAAGAACCGGACAGTTACAGGACAAGGAGAAAAGTGCCTCGGGCAGAAATGCCAGTTTGAGAACACGCTCAAGAGTGGTGGCACTGTACAAAACATGGAGTGTGATGTGGAAAGGTGGGTGGGCATCACTGTGACGCGCATCGGAGGGTCCCAGGTGTCAGCGGAGCACAATAGGGACTGTGTGGGGTGTCAACCAACACAACGGAGCCAGTGAATGCGGGGCACCACAGACAGCACGGGGTCCAAGTGGGTGGGCCGGACTCCTCTACAAGTCACTTTAATGATTTGGGGGTCTCTGCTTGACTGACTTGCTTATTTCTGTTAATCAGATGATTAGTCGAACTCTGCTTCTCATTTGTAGGCACTGATCACATGACCCTTTTTTATAGTCGCCATGATGTACAAATCAGTCGTTTTATCGACTCTCAGTATTAAAAGCTTCAAGCACCGAGTCTGAGTCAGCCGTCCATTTGACTTGAACCCGTGTTTCAAGTTTATGAGGTGggattgagcacaaggcaggaattgtGTCTGGATGGTATGAACGTCTGCCTTGGGCCAACTTGGAGCTACCAACTGAAGTGCCCTGCCTGTCTTGGGCTTCTGCATTGAGAAACCCAGCAATTGTATGGAGGTGGATGGCATAGATGGCACCTAAGTTGGTAATTGAGTTGTGAGCTGGCAATATGAGGATAATAAAAACGTCTCATTTCTTTGTAGCGGCCCACATCAGGTTGAgggtgggcagggtgccagtccatcctgATAGCTTTGGGTTAAGGATGGGCACCAACCACAGAAAGGGTGCCAGTCCCTCATAGTAAGCCAATTGGGTTAATTGTTTTTCCAATGGTGGAGAATGGTTTGGGGGAGTCACCAGTTTAACAGAGAATGGATTCAGGGTTCAGGACTGGTAAGACCACCACGCTGCCCTCAATCAGCTGAAATGCTGGGCACTGATCTTGTTAACCACTGATGCCAAAAGCACTGCAGTGATGGGGTGGCTGCACTTCTTGACCTGATAGATGGGTAGATAAAAGGGTGGCATATACTgggtaaatatgaaaggcactatataagatagttgtaggttgctttggataaaagtgtctgcttagCACATAAATATGcacatgtaaggcactatataggaggtagtcatgtaaggcactatatcagtGCTTCTCAGCGTGCAGTCCTGGTGGCTCCCTATGGCggctgctgcaggtttttgtcccaccATCTCTGCTCTTATTTGGACTTCTGCCTTCATTGTGCAGGTCCTTATCTCtcagtttttaa
Proteins encoded in this region:
- the LOC120534933 gene encoding putative uncharacterized protein BRD3OS codes for the protein MAPLVKMTARPPLAEKALSEGYGRLRYQDTSLLVWQQQQQELERADPKTYLSRSRSTWYGQYGNQEVLVRDRTKANLKDAGQSRICTLM